CCGCCGCATCGTAGAGCTTCTTTAGTACCATATTCAGACTTTTCCCGTGACTCCCGGTCATATAGTCGTTGATGATCTGCGTTTCGAGATACGCTTGATGTTCCTTCATTGTCCCTTTACCGGGATTATTAACCATTTTGATAATGTAATAGCCGTTCTTCCCCTTAATCGGTGCACTAACTTGCCGGTTCTTAAGCTTGAAGGCCGCTTGCATTATCGCCGGATCAACATTTTTGGCGGTGGCGTTAAACGGCACCATTTGTCCGTGGGTACTATTCGTATTGGTGTCTAAGGAATATTTGACCACCATTTTTTCAAATGATTGACCACTAGCTAGTTGCTTAGTGACGGTTTGGGCAACATTTTTTTGCCCTACCATGATTGATTGCACTGTAACAGTTGGTTGATATGTTTTAAAAGCTTGCTGTAAATCTTGCGTCGTAATTTTGACATTCGCTTTCACGGCGGCCCTTATTAACAAATTTGCTTTAATTTTGGCTTTGAATGAAGTTTCCGTGTAATTACTCTGCTTGAGCATGGTGTTCCATGCGCTATCACCATACACGCGCGCACTTTTTTCGTATTCACTATTAACCACCTGCGTAGTGATTTGTTTGCCATATTTGGCAGCTAAAATCTTGTCTAGCATGGCCTGTTTTAACTGATTTTGAGCAGCCGTTGAGGTCTTAACATCCGTGTAAAATGCATTTTTACTGATGTTACCGTATTTAGATGTTGCAACGCTGCGATTCATCCCCCAGCTAGTCGCCATCACTGTAATAGCAGCCGTGACGACAATAAGCGCGATAATTCCACCAATTTGCTTAAGCTTCATTTTCCTGATTACCCTCTAATTTTGCGATGTAAGCTTGATATTTTTTGTCTTGCTTCTTAAGACGGCGATATATCAAGTAGATTACGATGAGTAATAACAGTACTCCGGCAATTATGAAATATTGCGTGTAATCACGTTTGATTGTTACATCTGATTTGTTGAATTTACTAGCAGTTTGCCCAGAAATCGTAAATTCCCGCACAAAATGCCATTTTTCCGTGCCAGCTTTCATAACTAAATCTAGACTATACTTCCCTGGCTTGAGCGATTGCCCATTAAGCGGTGTTGGATAATCAAAGACCGAGTTTGGAGCAATTTGGCCGGCCGTTAAGCGCCCGTTGTAGAGGACTTTTGGTGAGTTTAGTTTCGTAATCTTGGTTTGTACCTTAACTTGATTTAGATATTTGGCACTTTGATTCGTAATTTGGGCAGAAATTACATTCCGGTAGTTGATTTGGTTAGCGGCAATTTTGTTTAACGTGACGGCGGATTTAACCGGCGTGTTGGCTTCCCGCAAGACAACCCCAACGACGTAGGCATATTTATTAACAATCGACATCCCCTTCGTCGGATTTGATGCTTTGCCCTTAGTAACTTCTTCAAAGGTAATGCCACCCGCTAAAACTCCTTGAAACTTTGTTTTGGGCATTTTTAATTGCAAATTAAGCACTTTATCCGTTTTGGCGGGGATTGTAATTGTGCTTTGTGTTGTCAGAATTTTATCTAAGCGAATTTTTAAGTTTTGGGCCATCGATAATTTGGCATTTTTATATTCAACAACCCCGGCGCTATTAGTTCGTGCTAACCCAATGGTTGGTTTCACAACGACCGTACGATTAGTATCATTCGTTAAGGTCACGCGAAGTGTTTGCTGTTGACCTGGCTTAACTTTTAAGTCAAAGTACGTGTGTAATTTATTAACCTGATTACTTGGCAGGATAGTTTTAACCGCAAATGGCAATTCACTCGCCATGACCGCTGGTTTACTGGTAGCGATTGCCCCGATAAATATCCCGATAAACAAAATTAATTTGAACCATTTTTTCATTTCCGTGTATCTCCTAAGTGTATGTACATAATTGGAGCCAATGAATAAGCCCCAATATTTCATTCGTGATAAATGTTAATTACTTGGTGTATCAAGCAACGTCCATGTGATTGAAGCGTCATATGCGGTCGCTTTTGCATTTTGACCATCAATGACGTTTAATGCCACGCTCTTAGCTACGGTTCGCTTGGCAACCCCGTCAGCGTCATACTGACCGCTATCGAGATCATCAGCTTTACCGAAACTGGCGATAAAAGTCCCCAAACCTTCACCGCTTTTAGCTGCTAAGACCGTCGTTGTAACAGTCGGCAGCAAGGTATTGCTTGTAAATGAACTACCTAACCCTGAACCAACCTGATTTTGTGTTGCTAACGTACTATCTTGGGCTACGTTGACCGCATCGGTACTATATTTCAGCGACGAAACTGGTAATATTTCTCCAGTTGAACTCTTAAAATTAGAGAGCGTTGCATTAACTTTCCAACCGGGTTGCTTCAACCGATGATCAGTTACTTGCAAGTATGGTGTGGTCGCCGTTGTACCCTTAGTATATTGTTGCGCACTGGCATAATACGTTTGCTTGCCCGCTTTAATAGCTTGAGTCCCAAAGTTAAACGATGGGGCAAAATCAATTGATAATGCACCCCCAGTACCATTACCAACTTGGTCGCCTGAAACGCCATCAAGTGGTTGCACTGGTTGAGCGACATCTGGTGCTAATGGGTTCAGTGGACTAATGACTAATGGTGTATAAGTAACCACTTCGGTCG
This is a stretch of genomic DNA from Periweissella cryptocerci. It encodes these proteins:
- a CDS encoding DUF916 and DUF3324 domain-containing protein, with the translated sequence MKKWFKLILFIGIFIGAIATSKPAVMASELPFAVKTILPSNQVNKLHTYFDLKVKPGQQQTLRVTLTNDTNRTVVVKPTIGLARTNSAGVVEYKNAKLSMAQNLKIRLDKILTTQSTITIPAKTDKVLNLQLKMPKTKFQGVLAGGITFEEVTKGKASNPTKGMSIVNKYAYVVGVVLREANTPVKSAVTLNKIAANQINYRNVISAQITNQSAKYLNQVKVQTKITKLNSPKVLYNGRLTAGQIAPNSVFDYPTPLNGQSLKPGKYSLDLVMKAGTEKWHFVREFTISGQTASKFNKSDVTIKRDYTQYFIIAGVLLLLIVIYLIYRRLKKQDKKYQAYIAKLEGNQENEA
- a CDS encoding peptidylprolyl isomerase; its protein translation is MKLKQIGGIIALIVVTAAITVMATSWGMNRSVATSKYGNISKNAFYTDVKTSTAAQNQLKQAMLDKILAAKYGKQITTQVVNSEYEKSARVYGDSAWNTMLKQSNYTETSFKAKIKANLLIRAAVKANVKITTQDLQQAFKTYQPTVTVQSIMVGQKNVAQTVTKQLASGQSFEKMVVKYSLDTNTNSTHGQMVPFNATAKNVDPAIMQAAFKLKNRQVSAPIKGKNGYYIIKMVNNPGKGTMKEHQAYLETQIINDYMTGSHGKSLNMVLKKLYDAADIRVHDSALTAVEKY